Proteins from one Bufo gargarizans isolate SCDJY-AF-19 chromosome 8, ASM1485885v1, whole genome shotgun sequence genomic window:
- the LOC122945010 gene encoding E3 ubiquitin/ISG15 ligase TRIM25-like, which yields MASADLRAELDCSICLSLYKDPVSLRCGHNFCRFCIVSALDAQEAAGVYSCPDCRAEYPERPALEKNRKLGNIVERFLSARPDMEETGIFCTYCTKSPVPAVRTCLQCEMSLCDNHLMAHNKMVDHILTEPTGNFGSKKCSLHKKVLEYYCPQDTVCLCVSCCLVGEHRGHQVELLDEASEKKKKKLRKYLEELNPQKAKIQTRLQNLQDHQRNIQEKASDKRKNVRKLFMDIKEQLEMAEKKALSEISRQEEKIVSQISDLIKKLELEEDELSRKMRHVEEMCHVTDPIRLLQESDITVCGHGDDEDIGGDGGEGRSEDDLDEVLISLTLHRSMRDIVTNVTSELGLHVPDILLDEDTAYRNVQISEDLKTATREYTSGRYLDRGRVLSRCDLSSGRHYWEVEWNQEGGFHIGLSYPSIERKRDESCTGCNDKSWCLDMSDVPCEACHNSVTSPLSVDTTCPRLGVFLDYEAGRLSFYQLCDPIRHLHTFTASFSQPLHVAFCLWDEASVRIIS from the coding sequence ATGGCGTCTGCTGATCTGAGGGCCGAGCTGGACTGCTCCATCTGCCTGAGCCTCTATAAAGATCCCGTATCCCTGAGATGTGGACACAACTTCTGCCGCTTCTGTATTGTGAGTGCGCTGGATGCACAGGAGGCAGCTGGAGTGTATTCCTGTCCTGACTGCAGAGCAGAATATCCGGAGCGTCCGGCCCTGGAGAAGAACAGGAAGCTGGGGAACATAGTGGAGCGTTTCTTATCTGCTCGGCCTGATATGGAGGAGACCGGGATCTTCTGTACTTACTGTACTAAGTCTCCTGTACCGGCTGTAAGGACATGTCTGCAGTGTGAGATGTCTCTATGTGATAACCACCTGATGGCCCACAACAAGATGGTGGATCATATATTAACAGAACCCACTGGAAACTTTGGCAGCAAAAAATGTTCTCTCCATAAGAAGGTTCTGGAGTATTACTGCCCGCAGGACACGGTTTGTCTGTGTGTGTCCTGCTGTCTGGTCGGCGAGCACAGGGGACACCAGGTGGAACTTCTAGATGAGGCCtctgagaagaagaagaagaaactgAGGAAATATCTGGAGGAACTAAACCCACAAAAAGCAAAAATTCAGACAAGACTTCAGAATCTGCAGGATCATCAGAGGAATATCCAGGAGAAGGCCTCTGATAAGAGGAAGAACGTCAGGAAGTTATTTATGGACATTAAGGAGCAACTGGAAATGGCAGAAAAGAAAGCGCTGAGCGAGATCTCCAGGCAGGAGGAGAAGATTGTGTCCCAGATATCTGATCTGATCAAGAAGCTGGAATTAGAGGAGGACGAGCTGTCCAGGAAGATGCGTCACGTGGAGGAGATGTGTCATGTCACCGACCCAATAAGACTCCTACAAGAAAGTGACATTACAGTATGTGGTCATGGAGACGATGAGGACATAGGGGGAGATGGTGGAGAGGGCAGGTCTGAGGATGATCTGGATGAGGTTCTGATCTCACTGACCTTACACCGATCTATGAGGGATATTGTCACCAATGTCACATCAGAGCTCGGGCTCCATGTTCCAGACATATTGCTGGATGAGGACACTGCTTATAGAAATGTGCAGATATCAGAAGATCTGAAAACAGCAACAAGGGAATATACATCTGGAAGGTACCTGGATAGGGGTCGGGTGTTAAGCAGATgtgacctctcctcaggaagaCATTACTGGGAGGTAGAGTGGAACCAGGAAGGAGGATTTCACATTGGACTGTCCTATCCCAGTATAGAAAGGAAAAGAGATGAGTCTTGTACTGGATGTAATGATAAATCTTGGTGTCTGGATATGTCTGATGTACCATGTGAAGCGTGTCACAACTCAGTCACATCCCCCCTCAGTgtagatacaacatgtcctagaCTTGGGGTCTTCTTAGACTATGAGGCCGGGCGTCTGTCCTTCTATCAGCTGTGTGACCCCATCAGACACTTACACACCTTCACCGCCTCCTTCTCTCAACCCCTACATGTTGCCTTTTGTTTGTGGGATGAAGCCTCTGTTAGAATAATAAGCTGA